A stretch of Crossiella cryophila DNA encodes these proteins:
- a CDS encoding LiaF domain-containing protein: protein MTQPPLESALDLVKTRAQTTLERAVGEGRLTLDEFTAKVDLVFQAPDEAGVRAVVDTLPAPLTPVSTVVSRQSIFDDVARSGRFALPTGATVSSFFGDVELDLRQAVITDPLVEVHTWTWFGDIEVTVPEGVEVEVKSGLVFGDEVVELADVPPVPGAPKIRIKAWTTFGDVRVVSAA from the coding sequence GTGACGCAGCCACCCTTGGAGTCGGCCCTCGACCTGGTCAAGACCCGGGCGCAGACCACGCTGGAACGCGCGGTCGGCGAGGGCAGGCTCACCCTGGACGAGTTCACCGCAAAGGTCGACCTGGTCTTCCAGGCGCCCGACGAGGCCGGGGTGCGCGCGGTGGTGGACACCCTGCCCGCCCCGCTCACCCCGGTCAGCACCGTGGTCAGCCGACAGTCGATCTTCGATGACGTGGCCAGGAGCGGCCGCTTCGCGCTGCCCACCGGCGCCACCGTGTCCTCCTTCTTCGGCGACGTCGAACTCGACCTGCGCCAGGCCGTGATCACCGACCCACTGGTCGAGGTGCACACCTGGACCTGGTTCGGCGACATCGAGGTCACCGTGCCGGAAGGGGTCGAGGTCGAGGTGAAGAGCGGCCTGGTCTTCGGCGACGAGGTGGTCGAACTGGCCGACGTGCCACCGGTGCCCGGCGCACCCAAGATCCGGATCAAGGCCTGGACCACCTTCGGCGACGTCCGAGTGGTGTCCGCGGCCTGA
- a CDS encoding penicillin acylase family protein, giving the protein MVRSLVVGAVVTALAGSVLAAPASAAPGVALADGKTYSAVIQRTEYGVPHITGATMGSAGYGFGYAYAQDNLCQMAEHVTTLAGQRSAHFGPEGRFNNGPGTFTNLESDLYFRAFNDSGRLENLLADKSGPSLEVRETMRGYVAGFNRYLRTTGVDRLPDPTCRGRAWVRPLTELDLWRNLHDSSQLTGLSSFTSLIANAKPPAGKGTPAIPAAAEMMSVGSNAWGLGKEATRDGSGMVLGNPHFPWAGPNRLYQAQLTVPGKLNVLGAALAGLPTIAIGHNESMAWTHTVSSASRFTMFELKLAPGDPTSYVVDGKTEPMSKQTVRVQVRGADGALSTMERVLYRSRYGPVLADGWTSTMAFAVRGSNEDSLRAIDQELALAKAKDVTEVKEALNRVQGSAFTNTVAADAKGQSFYADASVVPHVTDAHAQRCVDTPAGRASYPARVILNGSRQECGWGSDPDAVVAGIFGPKSQPAQQRADYVQNANESAWLTNAFAPLTGYPRMYGPQADTRSPRDRLSHLMVDQRRAGSDGLGAPGFDLPNLQQAMLGNRTLTGELFRDAVTGLIEANPTMTATDGAKIDVRAAGAVLTKWDGRMDTDSPGAVLWREVYGGIRPLPNKFVVPFDPKDPVRTPHTLNTAEPKVKTAIADGVQRLLRNNLPLELELGKAQRDVPSRKLLPIQGCTGGEGCFNVTEPSTTKIQADGSYGKVEMGSSFIMAAQLTGNGPRSQSVLTYSQSANPASPHHYDQTELYVRKGWVPGRYTQMEILKAPGLTTEVVSE; this is encoded by the coding sequence ATGGTGCGAAGTCTTGTGGTGGGCGCGGTGGTGACCGCGTTGGCCGGGAGTGTGCTGGCGGCGCCCGCGTCGGCGGCGCCGGGGGTGGCGCTGGCGGACGGGAAGACCTATTCGGCGGTGATCCAGCGGACCGAGTACGGGGTGCCGCACATCACCGGGGCGACCATGGGCTCGGCCGGGTATGGGTTCGGGTACGCCTACGCGCAGGACAACCTGTGCCAGATGGCCGAGCACGTGACCACGCTGGCCGGGCAGCGATCCGCGCATTTCGGGCCGGAGGGGCGGTTCAACAACGGGCCGGGCACCTTCACCAACCTGGAGAGCGACCTGTACTTCCGGGCGTTCAACGACTCCGGGCGGCTGGAGAACCTGCTGGCGGACAAGTCGGGGCCCTCGCTGGAGGTCAGGGAGACCATGCGCGGGTACGTGGCCGGGTTCAACCGGTACCTGCGGACCACCGGGGTGGACCGGCTGCCGGATCCGACCTGCCGGGGCAGGGCGTGGGTGCGGCCGCTGACCGAGCTGGACCTGTGGCGCAACCTGCACGACTCCAGCCAGCTCACCGGGCTGTCCTCGTTCACCTCGCTGATCGCCAACGCGAAACCGCCGGCAGGCAAGGGCACGCCGGCGATCCCGGCGGCGGCGGAGATGATGTCGGTGGGCAGCAACGCCTGGGGGCTGGGCAAGGAGGCGACCAGGGACGGCAGCGGCATGGTGCTGGGCAACCCGCACTTCCCGTGGGCTGGGCCGAATCGGCTCTACCAGGCGCAGCTGACCGTGCCGGGCAAGCTCAACGTGCTGGGCGCCGCGCTGGCCGGGCTGCCGACGATCGCGATCGGGCACAACGAGTCGATGGCCTGGACGCACACCGTCTCCAGCGCGAGCCGGTTCACCATGTTCGAGCTGAAGCTGGCCCCCGGTGACCCGACCTCCTATGTGGTGGACGGGAAAACCGAGCCGATGAGCAAGCAGACCGTGCGGGTCCAGGTGCGCGGCGCGGACGGCGCACTGTCCACTATGGAGCGTGTGCTGTACCGGTCCCGCTACGGGCCGGTGCTGGCCGATGGCTGGACCAGCACGATGGCCTTCGCCGTCCGTGGGTCCAATGAGGACAGCCTGCGGGCGATCGACCAGGAACTGGCGCTGGCCAAGGCCAAGGACGTCACCGAGGTCAAGGAGGCGCTCAACCGGGTGCAGGGCTCGGCCTTCACCAACACCGTGGCCGCCGACGCCAAGGGGCAGAGCTTCTACGCCGACGCCTCGGTGGTGCCGCACGTGACCGACGCGCACGCGCAGCGCTGCGTGGACACCCCGGCCGGCCGGGCCTCCTACCCGGCCAGGGTGATCCTCAACGGCTCGCGGCAGGAATGCGGCTGGGGCAGCGATCCGGACGCGGTGGTGGCCGGGATCTTCGGGCCGAAGAGCCAGCCGGCCCAGCAGCGCGCGGACTACGTGCAGAACGCCAACGAGTCGGCCTGGCTGACCAACGCCTTCGCCCCGCTGACCGGCTACCCGCGGATGTACGGCCCGCAGGCCGACACCCGCTCGCCGCGGGACCGGCTGTCCCACCTGATGGTGGACCAGCGCCGCGCGGGCAGCGACGGGCTGGGCGCGCCCGGCTTCGACCTGCCGAACCTGCAGCAGGCCATGCTGGGCAACCGCACGCTGACCGGTGAGCTGTTCCGGGACGCGGTGACCGGCCTGATCGAGGCCAACCCGACGATGACCGCCACCGACGGCGCCAAGATCGATGTGCGTGCCGCGGGCGCGGTGCTGACCAAGTGGGACGGTCGGATGGACACCGACAGCCCCGGCGCGGTGCTGTGGCGTGAGGTCTACGGCGGGATCCGGCCGCTGCCGAACAAGTTCGTGGTGCCCTTCGACCCGAAGGACCCGGTGCGCACCCCGCACACGCTCAACACCGCCGAGCCCAAGGTCAAGACGGCCATCGCGGACGGGGTGCAGCGGCTGCTGCGCAACAACCTGCCGCTGGAGCTGGAACTCGGCAAGGCCCAGCGGGACGTCCCCTCCCGCAAGCTGCTGCCGATCCAGGGCTGCACCGGCGGTGAGGGCTGTTTCAACGTGACCGAGCCGAGCACGACCAAGATCCAGGCGGACGGCAGCTACGGCAAGGTCGAGATGGGCTCCAGCTTCATCATGGCCGCCCAGCTCACCGGCAACGGGCCGCGCTCGCAGTCCGTGCTGACCTACTCGCAGTCGGCCAACCCGGCCTCCCCGCACCACTACGACCAGACCGAGCTGTACGTGCGCAAGGGCTGGGTGCCGGGCCGGTACACGCAGATGGAGATCCTCAAGGCCCCCGGGCTGACGACGGAGGTCGTCTCCGAGTAG
- a CDS encoding GatB/YqeY domain-containing protein, translated as MAELKAKLQADLAAAMKQKETVTVASLRMALAAISTEEVAGKTAKELTDDEVRRVLARELKKRKEAAEAFAGAGRAEQAAAELAEGEVLSAYLPAQLADAELADLVGQAVAELTTQLGEKPGPKQLGQVMKAANAKVAGRADGGRVAALVKATLLG; from the coding sequence ATGGCGGAGTTGAAGGCGAAACTGCAGGCCGATCTGGCCGCGGCGATGAAGCAGAAGGAGACCGTGACGGTGGCCTCGTTGCGGATGGCGCTCGCGGCGATCAGCACCGAGGAGGTGGCGGGCAAGACCGCCAAGGAGCTGACCGACGACGAGGTGCGACGGGTGCTCGCCCGCGAGCTGAAGAAGCGCAAGGAGGCCGCCGAGGCATTCGCCGGCGCCGGCCGGGCCGAGCAGGCCGCCGCGGAGCTGGCCGAGGGCGAGGTGCTCTCCGCCTACCTGCCCGCGCAGCTCGCCGATGCGGAGCTGGCCGATCTGGTCGGCCAGGCGGTGGCCGAACTGACCACGCAGCTCGGCGAGAAGCCCGGCCCGAAGCAGCTGGGCCAGGTCATGAAGGCGGCCAACGCGAAGGTGGCCGGACGCGCCGACGGTGGCCGGGTCGCCGCGCTGGTGAAGGCCACCCTGCTCGGCTGA
- a CDS encoding NADPH-dependent FMN reductase, which yields MTVTVVGIGGSLRADSQSQRALDLVLAGAREAGAKTVAFTGPDLVLPFYDPAVPDRPENAIRMVEALRTADGVVLVSPGYHGTVSGLVKNTLDYIEDLRTDERPYLDGRAVGCVATAMGWQAAVTTLTALRSIVHALRGWPTPLGAALNSREVSFDLGGGCTDTQVSATLRTIGQQVAEFALRGRHQPEGRPGVLLRDDER from the coding sequence ATGACGGTCACCGTGGTGGGCATCGGCGGATCGCTGCGCGCGGACTCCCAGTCCCAGCGCGCGCTCGACCTGGTGCTGGCCGGGGCCCGCGAGGCGGGCGCCAAGACGGTCGCCTTCACCGGGCCCGACCTGGTGCTGCCCTTCTACGACCCGGCCGTGCCGGACCGTCCGGAGAACGCGATCCGGATGGTCGAGGCGCTGCGCACCGCCGACGGCGTGGTGCTGGTCTCGCCCGGCTACCACGGCACGGTCTCCGGCCTGGTCAAGAACACCCTGGACTACATCGAGGACCTGCGCACCGACGAGCGCCCGTACCTGGACGGCCGCGCGGTCGGCTGCGTGGCCACCGCGATGGGCTGGCAGGCCGCGGTCACCACGCTCACCGCGCTGCGCTCCATCGTGCACGCCCTGCGCGGCTGGCCGACCCCGCTGGGCGCGGCGCTCAACTCCCGCGAGGTCAGCTTCGACCTCGGCGGCGGCTGCACGGACACCCAGGTCAGCGCGACCCTGCGGACCATCGGCCAGCAGGTGGCCGAGTTCGCGCTGCGCGGGCGGCATCAGCCTGAAGGCCGACCAGGGGTGCTACTTCGCGACGACGAACGCTGA
- a CDS encoding S9 family peptidase: MSQHPTAQVPDQLFADPAAEARWRARFAAPRVSRPGWAEDAPQRSLYISNLGGVWEVYTWDRETDAHRQVTDRKNGTTHATLTPDGEHIWWFADTDGDEFGHWVSEPYAGGADPVPALPGTPDAYPAGLALGSKVVVLGTATDDGTTIWIARDGAPSEIVYQSEHDGGVGSLAKDETFLVISHSEHGDSRHPALRVLRADDGSAVAEKWDGKGKGLDALAFSPVPGDQRVLILHERRGKEELLLWDVAADTEVELTVDLPGEIVGDWYPDGSALLISHTHQARNTLHRYDLATGELSTVDTARGVVSSAEVRPDGTVEYSWSYSGQPPAVRAIGPDGVDRVLLEPQGERAPESVPLEDAFVTGPGGPVHALVTRPAGEGPFPTVFELHGGPHSADEDRFSAYRAAWVDAGFAVVHVNYRGSTGYGSVWRDAIEGRPGLIELEDVAAVHAWAVGSGLADPAKCVVAGGSWGGFLTLLAVGTQPELWAAGVASVPVADYVAAYEDEMEPLRAYDRALFGGSPEELPERYEASSPITYVDKVTTPVLVLAGENDPRCPIRQIENYLDRLAERGAAYEVYRYNAGHGSLVVAETMRQTAAEIDFARRILATG, translated from the coding sequence GTGAGCCAGCATCCGACCGCACAGGTTCCCGACCAGCTCTTCGCCGATCCGGCCGCCGAGGCGAGGTGGCGGGCCCGGTTCGCGGCACCCAGGGTGTCGCGACCGGGCTGGGCCGAGGACGCGCCGCAGCGCAGCCTCTACATCTCCAACCTCGGCGGGGTCTGGGAGGTCTACACCTGGGACCGGGAGACCGACGCGCACCGGCAGGTGACCGATCGCAAGAACGGCACCACGCACGCCACGCTCACCCCCGACGGCGAGCACATCTGGTGGTTCGCCGACACCGACGGCGACGAGTTCGGGCACTGGGTCAGCGAGCCCTACGCGGGCGGCGCCGACCCGGTGCCCGCACTGCCGGGCACGCCGGACGCCTACCCGGCCGGGCTGGCCCTTGGCAGCAAGGTGGTCGTGCTGGGCACCGCCACCGACGACGGCACCACGATCTGGATCGCCAGGGACGGCGCGCCCTCGGAGATCGTCTACCAGAGCGAGCACGACGGCGGGGTGGGCTCGCTGGCCAAGGACGAGACGTTCCTGGTCATCTCGCACTCCGAGCACGGCGACTCCCGGCACCCGGCACTGCGGGTGCTGCGTGCCGACGACGGCAGCGCGGTGGCGGAGAAGTGGGACGGCAAGGGCAAGGGCCTGGACGCGCTGGCCTTCAGCCCGGTGCCCGGCGATCAGCGGGTGCTGATCCTGCACGAGCGCCGTGGCAAGGAGGAGCTGCTGCTCTGGGACGTGGCGGCCGACACCGAGGTCGAGCTGACCGTTGACCTGCCGGGTGAGATCGTCGGCGACTGGTACCCCGACGGCAGCGCGCTGCTGATCTCGCACACCCACCAGGCCCGCAACACCCTGCACCGCTACGACCTCGCCACCGGCGAACTGTCCACTGTGGACACCGCGCGGGGCGTGGTCAGCTCGGCCGAGGTCCGCCCGGACGGCACCGTGGAGTACTCCTGGTCCTACTCCGGCCAGCCGCCCGCGGTGCGCGCGATCGGCCCGGACGGGGTGGACCGGGTGCTGCTGGAGCCGCAGGGCGAGCGGGCCCCGGAGAGCGTGCCACTGGAGGACGCGTTCGTGACCGGCCCCGGCGGCCCGGTGCACGCGCTGGTCACCCGGCCCGCCGGCGAGGGCCCGTTCCCGACCGTGTTCGAGCTGCACGGCGGACCGCACTCGGCCGATGAGGACCGCTTCTCCGCCTACCGCGCGGCCTGGGTGGACGCCGGGTTCGCGGTGGTGCACGTCAACTACCGCGGTTCCACCGGCTACGGCTCGGTGTGGCGGGATGCCATCGAGGGCCGTCCCGGCCTGATCGAGCTGGAGGACGTGGCCGCGGTGCACGCCTGGGCGGTCGGCTCGGGCCTGGCCGACCCGGCCAAGTGCGTGGTCGCGGGCGGTTCCTGGGGTGGGTTCCTGACCCTGCTGGCCGTGGGCACCCAGCCCGAGCTGTGGGCGGCCGGGGTGGCCAGCGTGCCGGTGGCCGACTACGTGGCGGCCTACGAGGACGAGATGGAGCCGCTGCGGGCCTACGACCGGGCGCTGTTCGGCGGGTCGCCGGAGGAGCTGCCGGAGCGCTACGAGGCGTCCTCGCCGATCACCTACGTGGACAAGGTGACCACGCCGGTGCTGGTGCTGGCAGGCGAGAACGACCCGCGCTGCCCGATCCGGCAGATCGAGAACTACCTGGACCGGCTGGCCGAGCGCGGCGCCGCGTACGAGGTCTACCGGTACAACGCGGGCCACGGCTCGCTGGTGGTGGCCGAGACGATGCGCCAGACCGCGGCCGAGATCGATTTCGCCCGGCGGATCCTCGCCACCGGGTGA
- a CDS encoding metallophosphoesterase translates to MGRILLGTAALGGAALGYATAIERRMWTLRHATLPVLSDNARPLRLLHVSDLHMLPGQQSKQRWVAALAELEPDLVINTGDNLAHPKAVPAVLRALGPLLDLPGLFVWGSNDYYGPKPKNPARYLLPSSKTKRVHGAPLPWRDLRAALTERGWQDLTHVRRNLTIAGLTIQAAGVDDPHLHRDQYSDIAGRPDHHTDLRLGLTHSPEPHVLDAFAEDGYDLVLAGHTHGGQLCVPGYGALVTNCGLDRSRVKGASRWGRHTWLHVSAGLGTSPYAPVRFACPPEASLLTLVPRSAELDPSLLRAGGNPRFGVQANVR, encoded by the coding sequence CTGGGTCGGATCCTGCTCGGCACGGCGGCACTCGGCGGCGCGGCGCTCGGCTACGCCACCGCGATCGAACGACGGATGTGGACGCTACGGCACGCGACACTGCCGGTGCTCTCCGACAACGCCCGCCCGCTGCGCCTGCTGCACGTCTCCGACCTGCACATGCTGCCCGGCCAGCAGTCCAAGCAGCGCTGGGTGGCCGCGCTGGCGGAGCTGGAGCCGGACCTGGTGATCAACACCGGGGACAACCTGGCGCATCCCAAGGCGGTGCCCGCGGTGCTGCGCGCGCTGGGCCCGCTGCTGGACCTGCCCGGCCTGTTCGTCTGGGGCAGCAACGACTACTACGGGCCGAAGCCGAAGAACCCGGCCCGCTACCTGCTGCCCTCCAGCAAGACCAAGCGCGTGCACGGCGCCCCGCTGCCCTGGCGCGACCTGCGTGCCGCGCTGACCGAGCGCGGCTGGCAGGACCTCACCCACGTGCGCCGCAACCTGACCATCGCCGGCCTGACCATCCAGGCCGCAGGCGTGGACGACCCGCACCTGCACCGCGACCAGTACAGCGACATCGCCGGCAGGCCGGACCACCACACCGACCTGCGCCTGGGCCTGACCCACTCGCCCGAACCACACGTGCTGGACGCCTTCGCCGAGGACGGCTACGACCTGGTCCTGGCCGGTCACACGCACGGCGGGCAGCTGTGCGTGCCCGGCTACGGCGCCCTGGTCACCAACTGCGGCCTGGACCGTTCCAGGGTCAAGGGCGCCTCCCGCTGGGGCAGGCACACCTGGCTGCACGTCTCGGCAGGCCTTGGCACCTCGCCGTACGCGCCGGTGCGCTTCGCCTGCCCGCCGGAGGCGAGCCTGTTGACCCTGGTCCCACGCTCGGCCGAACTCGACCCGAGCCTGCTCAGGGCTGGTGGCAACCCCCGATTCGGTGTCCAGGCGAACGTCCGCTAG
- a CDS encoding penicillin-binding protein, with translation MLFPAVGALGVVSNRASDTVDSISSDLVQKDPPLLTTVLDAQGSQIAYLFDQYRVLAGPEKIADTMKAAIVSIEDQRFYDHQGVDWRGAMRALVTNTVEGKVAQGGSTLTQQYVKNYLMHVVATNKVEQAKAQEQTPARKLREMRIALQLERKLTKDEILTRYLNIVPFGASTYGVAAAAKTYFDTSPDKLTIAQAALLAGMVNEPSGLNPKRNPEAALTRRNLVISEMGRQGRIPVEVAEAAKKEALGTAPDFRNPPYGCIGAGPDNGFFCKYVIDYLSKIGYSEDTLKRGGFTIKTTLDPRITQAAKKAAQGRVPKDANGVANTMAVVQPGKERHKVLALVANRDYGLDSDKGQTTYALPSAAANKFGAGSIFKIFTAAAALERGMGINNVIDTPTSYTSKVFKGGATRCPPAGGGERWYCLSNAGDNYPQQMTLQSALATSPNTGFVILEERVGMGPVVDMASRLGLRETMQLNVAGVKPDPKSKRDDLNRSQSDYWRNNKGAFTLGPAAVSTLELANVSATIMSGGTWCPPSPIEQILDRNGKPIQLNEAPCEQAVPEGLANGLAQGLSKDDLPGGTAAGARPKDWSRPMLGKTGTTQDHKSAGFVGATPQYAGAVLTFNDGNRPQVICKGNPPRLCGGNTGGGIYGSSVSAPTWFDAMSAIHGNQPAQGLPGADGRYLNGGDEAKVPNVVGMMVNEATSKLQAAGYKVSTQNRNAAQPKGTVVGQNPRGAALPGETITLWVSTGYVPPPTGTTEPPPGEVNPPTGGVTIDPIEPTSGPG, from the coding sequence CCGTTGCTGACCACGGTGCTGGACGCGCAGGGCAGCCAGATCGCCTACCTCTTCGACCAGTACCGGGTGCTGGCCGGTCCGGAGAAGATCGCGGACACCATGAAGGCCGCCATCGTGTCCATTGAGGACCAGCGCTTCTACGACCACCAGGGCGTGGACTGGCGCGGCGCGATGCGCGCGCTGGTGACCAACACGGTGGAGGGCAAGGTCGCCCAGGGCGGATCCACCCTGACCCAGCAGTACGTGAAGAACTACCTGATGCACGTGGTGGCCACGAACAAGGTCGAGCAGGCCAAGGCGCAGGAGCAGACCCCGGCCCGCAAGCTGCGCGAGATGCGGATCGCGCTGCAGCTGGAGCGCAAGCTCACCAAGGACGAGATCCTCACCCGCTACCTCAACATCGTGCCCTTCGGCGCGAGCACCTACGGGGTGGCCGCGGCGGCCAAGACCTACTTCGACACCAGCCCGGACAAGCTCACCATCGCCCAGGCCGCACTGCTGGCCGGCATGGTCAACGAGCCCAGCGGGCTCAACCCCAAGCGCAACCCGGAAGCCGCGCTCACCCGGCGCAACCTGGTGATCAGCGAGATGGGCAGGCAGGGCCGGATCCCGGTGGAGGTGGCCGAGGCGGCCAAGAAGGAGGCGCTGGGCACCGCGCCGGACTTCCGCAACCCGCCCTACGGCTGCATCGGCGCCGGGCCGGACAACGGGTTCTTCTGCAAGTACGTCATCGACTACCTGAGCAAGATCGGGTACTCCGAGGACACGTTGAAGCGCGGTGGTTTCACCATCAAGACCACCCTGGACCCTCGGATCACCCAGGCGGCCAAGAAGGCGGCGCAGGGCCGGGTGCCCAAGGACGCCAACGGGGTGGCCAACACCATGGCCGTGGTGCAGCCGGGCAAGGAGCGGCACAAGGTGCTCGCGCTGGTGGCCAACCGGGACTACGGCCTGGACTCGGACAAGGGCCAGACCACCTACGCGCTGCCCAGCGCGGCGGCGAACAAGTTCGGCGCGGGCTCGATCTTCAAGATCTTCACCGCGGCCGCGGCGCTGGAACGCGGCATGGGCATCAACAACGTGATCGACACCCCGACCTCCTACACCTCCAAGGTCTTCAAGGGCGGCGCCACCCGCTGCCCGCCGGCCGGTGGCGGGGAACGCTGGTACTGCCTGAGCAACGCGGGCGACAACTACCCGCAGCAGATGACCCTGCAGAGCGCGCTGGCCACCTCGCCGAACACCGGGTTCGTCATCCTGGAGGAGCGGGTCGGCATGGGCCCGGTGGTCGACATGGCCAGCAGGCTGGGGCTGCGGGAGACCATGCAGCTCAACGTGGCCGGGGTGAAGCCGGATCCGAAGTCCAAAAGGGACGATCTGAACCGGTCGCAGTCGGACTACTGGCGCAACAACAAGGGCGCGTTCACCCTCGGCCCGGCCGCGGTGAGCACGCTGGAACTGGCCAACGTGTCCGCGACGATCATGAGTGGCGGCACCTGGTGCCCGCCCAGCCCGATCGAGCAGATCCTGGACCGCAACGGCAAGCCGATCCAGCTCAACGAGGCCCCGTGCGAGCAGGCGGTGCCCGAGGGCCTGGCCAACGGGCTGGCGCAGGGGCTGAGCAAGGACGACCTGCCCGGCGGCACCGCGGCGGGTGCGCGGCCGAAGGACTGGAGCCGGCCGATGCTGGGCAAGACCGGCACCACCCAGGACCACAAGTCGGCCGGGTTCGTCGGCGCGACCCCGCAGTACGCGGGCGCGGTGCTGACCTTCAACGACGGCAACCGGCCGCAGGTGATCTGCAAGGGCAACCCGCCCCGGCTGTGCGGCGGCAACACCGGCGGCGGCATCTACGGCTCCTCGGTGTCCGCGCCGACCTGGTTCGACGCGATGAGCGCGATCCACGGCAACCAGCCCGCGCAGGGGCTGCCGGGTGCGGACGGGCGCTACCTCAACGGCGGCGATGAGGCCAAGGTGCCCAACGTGGTCGGCATGATGGTCAACGAGGCCACCTCGAAGTTGCAGGCCGCCGGGTACAAGGTCAGCACGCAGAACCGGAACGCGGCCCAGCCCAAGGGCACCGTGGTCGGGCAGAACCCGCGCGGCGCGGCACTGCCCGGCGAGACGATCACGTTGTGGGTCAGCACCGGTTACGTGCCGCCGCCCACCGGCACCACCGAACCGCCGCCCGGCGAGGTGAACCCGCCGACCGGTGGCGTCACCATCGACCCGATCGAACCGACCAGCGGACCGGGTTAA